The Arachis hypogaea cultivar Tifrunner chromosome 14, arahy.Tifrunner.gnm2.J5K5, whole genome shotgun sequence genome has a segment encoding these proteins:
- the LOC112743946 gene encoding uncharacterized protein isoform X1 gives MPEVPASASLADPDCSVEKMSNLYRKLYDKYTKLKNRKLLEFDELNKEQEVKFMKFLSAAEELIEDLKNENVQLHDQLNELRSEVSSVRLAKLKEVADYQNLFLEEKKKNEALTEEVEKLLQQQQERTSRVLSNSKVMIENGQLKPISNSSERSSTRMTRKRSWQAALENETSFISAENREDDSVVRVSMQNMHKEMASGKKQLLESCTNVNDKLGVASVQSDNCNWLIQELFEHALGMKLSADYQTGTISLSALHQSSGYSFTLTWISKAPEEEAELLYHVLSLGTFERVAPEWMREDIIFSPTMCSIFFERVSHVIKLHH, from the exons ATGCCCGAAGTTCCAGCTAGTGCATCCCTTGCTGACCCAGATTGCTCTGTGGAAAAAATGTCGAATCTGtacaggaagctttatgataagTACACCAAGCTCAAG AATAGGAAACTGCTTGAGTTTGATGAGCTGAATAAAGAACAAGAAGttaaatttatgaaatttttgtCTG CCGCAGAAGAGTTGATAGAGGACTTGAAGAATGAAAATGTCCAGCTGCATGACCAACTCAATGAATTGAGAAGTGAGGTGTCTTCAGTTAG GCTTGCCAAACTCAAAGAAGTGGCTGATTATCAAAATCTTTTCCtggaggaaaaaaagaaaa ATGAAGCTCTTACTGAAGAAGTTGAGAAGTTGCTACAACAGCAGCAGGAACGAACTTCTCGTGTTTTAAGTAACAGTAAGGTCATGATCGAAAATGGCCAGCTGAAGCCTATCTCCAATAGTTCAGAGAGATCATCTACAAGAATGACAAGAAAACGTAGTTGGCAGGCTGCATTGGAAAATGAAACAAGTTTTATATCTGCCGAGAACAGGGAAGATGACTCTGTCGTGAGAGTGTCAATGCAAAACATGCACAAGGAGATGGCATCTGGTAAG AAGCAGCTGCTGGAGTCCTGTACTAATGTTAATGATAAATTAG GAGTTGCTTCTGTGCAAAGTGATAATTGTAATTGGCTTATTCAAGAGCTTTTCGAACATGCACTGGGCATGAAATTATCTGCTGACTATCAAACTGGAACAATAAGCCTTTCTGCACTGCATCAATCTAGCG GCTATTCCTTCACTTTAACCTGGATTAGCAAAGCACCTGAAGAGGAAGCAGAATTGCTGTACCATGTTCTTTCCTTAGGCACATTTGAAAGAGTGGCTCCAGAATGGATGAGGGAGGACATCATCTTCAGCCCAACCATGTGTTCCATCTTCTTCGAAAGGGTGTCCCATGTTATCAAGTTGCACCACTGA
- the LOC112743945 gene encoding uncharacterized protein, translating into MSFLQGIIDSFNSVFSSDPSSSSSSSQSHLNSTSMEAASSPSSVSNERVAFKLKGYYDLATQEIAKAVRAEEWGLVDDAILHYKNAQRILLEAHSTPVPSFITSSEQAKVQSYRQKISKWQGQVSERLQALSRRAGSSSANQSTSNIAQTAAVPLKPSNGRKNVVHRYSQPRGQVNKVGSSNSSQAGVNYDTKLVEMINTAIVDRSPSVRWDDVAGLEKAKQALMEMVILPTKRRDLFTGLRRPARGLLLFGPPGNGKTMLAKAVASESDATFFNVSSASLTSKWVGEAEKLVRTLFSVAVSRQPSVIFIDEIDSIMSTRTENENDASRRLKSEFLIQFDGVTSNSNDIVIVIGATNKPQELDDAVLRRLVKRIYVPLPDENVRRLLLKHKLKGQAFSLPNRDLEKLVKETEGYSGSDLQALCEEAAMMPIRELGSNILTVNANQVRGLTYNDFKMAMTVIRPSLKKSKWEELERWNEEFGSN; encoded by the exons ATGAGCTTCCTTCAGGGGATCATCGATTCCTTTAACTCCGTCTTCTCTTCtgatccttcttcttcttcttcctcttctcaatCTCACCTTAATTCGACGTCAATGGAAGctgcttcttctccttcttcggtTTCGAACGAGCGCGTGGCTTTCAAGCTCAAAGGTTACTACGATTTGGCGACGCAGGAGATCGCAAAGGCCGTTCGGGCCGAAGAGTGGGGTTTGGTCGACGACGCTATTCTTCACTACAAGAACGCTCAGAGGATCCTCCTTGAAGCCCATTCTACCCCTGTCCCTTCCTTCATCACTTCCAG TGAACAAGCAAAGGTGCAATCTTATCGTCAGAAGATATCGAAATGGCAGGGCCAAGTCTCTGAGAGATTACAGGCTCTAAGTAGACGAGCAG GGAGCTCATCTGCCAATCAG AGCACCTCAAACATTGCACAAACTGCTGCAGTTCCACTTAAGCCATCAAATGGTAGAAAAAATGTGGTACACAGGTATTCTCAACCAAGAGGGCAGGTGAATAAAGTTGGAAGCTCAAATTCTAGTCAAGCTGGTGTAAATTATGATACAAAATTGGTTGAAATGATTAACACTGCAATAGTAGACAGAAGTCCTTCTGTTAGATGGGATGATGTCG CTGGGCTTGAGAAGGCAAAGCAAGCTTTAATGGAGATGGTTATTTTGCCAACTAAGAGGAGAGACTTATTCACTGGTCTTCGAAGGCCAGCCAGAG GTTTGCTACTCTTCGGTCCACCTGGTAATGGAAAGACCATGCTTGCCAAAGCTGTAGCTTCAGAATCAGATGCAACATTTTTCAATGTGTCTTCCGCATCATTGACATCTAAATGG GTGGGTGAGGCTGAAAAGCTTGTCCGGACACTATTCTCAGTTGCTGTATCCAGACAGCCATCTGTGATTTTCATTGATgag ATTGATAGTATAATGTCAACAAGAAcggaaaatgagaatgatgcgaGCAGACGGTTAAAATCTGAATTTCTTATCCAGTTTGATGGGGTGACCTCCAATAGTAATGATATTGTGATTGTAATTG GTGCAACCAACAAGCCACAGGAATTGGATGATGCAGTTCTTAGGAGGCTG GTAAAGAGAATCTATGTGCCTTTACCTGATGAAAATGTTCGGAGACTTCTGCTAAAACACAAACTCAAGGGTCAAGCATTCTCATTACCGA ACAGAGATCTGGAAAAACTTGTCAAAGAGACAGAAG GTTATTCTGGAAGTGATCTTCAAGCATTGTGTGAAGAGGCTGCAATGATGCCAATTAGAGAGCTGGGATCTAACATTCTTACTGTTAATGCAAATCAG GTAAGAGGATTAACTTACAATGATTTCAAGATGGCAATGACGGTCATCAGACCAAGCTTAAAGAAAAGCAAGTGGGAAGAGTTGGAACGCTGGAATGAGGAGTTTGGCTCTAATTGA
- the LOC112743946 gene encoding uncharacterized protein isoform X2, which yields MPEVPASASLADPDCSVEKMSNLYRKLYDKYTKLKNRKLLEFDELNKEQEVKFMKFLSAAEELIEDLKNENVQLHDQLNELRSEVSSVRLAKLKEVADYQNLFLEEKKKNEALTEEVEKLLQQQQERTSRVLSNSKVMIENGQLKPISNSSERSSTRMTRKRSWQAALENETSFISAENREDDSVVRVSMQNMHKEMASGKLLESCTNVNDKLGVASVQSDNCNWLIQELFEHALGMKLSADYQTGTISLSALHQSSGYSFTLTWISKAPEEEAELLYHVLSLGTFERVAPEWMREDIIFSPTMCSIFFERVSHVIKLHH from the exons ATGCCCGAAGTTCCAGCTAGTGCATCCCTTGCTGACCCAGATTGCTCTGTGGAAAAAATGTCGAATCTGtacaggaagctttatgataagTACACCAAGCTCAAG AATAGGAAACTGCTTGAGTTTGATGAGCTGAATAAAGAACAAGAAGttaaatttatgaaatttttgtCTG CCGCAGAAGAGTTGATAGAGGACTTGAAGAATGAAAATGTCCAGCTGCATGACCAACTCAATGAATTGAGAAGTGAGGTGTCTTCAGTTAG GCTTGCCAAACTCAAAGAAGTGGCTGATTATCAAAATCTTTTCCtggaggaaaaaaagaaaa ATGAAGCTCTTACTGAAGAAGTTGAGAAGTTGCTACAACAGCAGCAGGAACGAACTTCTCGTGTTTTAAGTAACAGTAAGGTCATGATCGAAAATGGCCAGCTGAAGCCTATCTCCAATAGTTCAGAGAGATCATCTACAAGAATGACAAGAAAACGTAGTTGGCAGGCTGCATTGGAAAATGAAACAAGTTTTATATCTGCCGAGAACAGGGAAGATGACTCTGTCGTGAGAGTGTCAATGCAAAACATGCACAAGGAGATGGCATCTGGTAAG CTGCTGGAGTCCTGTACTAATGTTAATGATAAATTAG GAGTTGCTTCTGTGCAAAGTGATAATTGTAATTGGCTTATTCAAGAGCTTTTCGAACATGCACTGGGCATGAAATTATCTGCTGACTATCAAACTGGAACAATAAGCCTTTCTGCACTGCATCAATCTAGCG GCTATTCCTTCACTTTAACCTGGATTAGCAAAGCACCTGAAGAGGAAGCAGAATTGCTGTACCATGTTCTTTCCTTAGGCACATTTGAAAGAGTGGCTCCAGAATGGATGAGGGAGGACATCATCTTCAGCCCAACCATGTGTTCCATCTTCTTCGAAAGGGTGTCCCATGTTATCAAGTTGCACCACTGA